One genomic region from Fusarium keratoplasticum isolate Fu6.1 chromosome 14, whole genome shotgun sequence encodes:
- a CDS encoding BZIP domain-containing protein, translating to MSAFVQPCSPPLGDFASGSHLDAVATTPYLLIPPSGRMSTASPKSQNNTIYQPTPSRTSGSSFFDEVIDTSPVSENLMFGSSYIASPSRPTEPKILRSKELPQNTLPTIQVDNKSNRRPHNRRQSKASSAISEFRASGNIAESPKPRKQGRKPKKQTKGQKSSGQQEELGDDDLPIDPRQRQMLERNRIAATRLRLRKRDEASALASREEAIEDQNRYLSACFESLTAEIYHLKTELLKHMYCNCVLIQKYIAHEAQKSVDGLLACSSAFHAYSVSPTPDYGSSSSANTAESLNMYSPEADDIPPTATKPFQRGSRASEVREDVFDTSAEPFNTTPIPPDLMISAHPLSSLPLVGCGPGLYGNMGP from the coding sequence ATGTCAGCCTTCGTCCAGCCGTGCTCTCCACCACTGGGAGACTTTGCATCCGGTTCTCACCTCGATGCTGTCGCAACCACACCGTACTTGCTGATCCCACCATCCGGTCGGATGAGCACAGCTTCACCAAAGTCGCAAAACAACACGATTTATCAGCCAACTCCAAGTCGTACATCCGGCAGCTCATTTTTCGACGAAGTAATTGATACCTCTCCAGTTTCGGAAAATTTGATGTTCGGATCCTCCTATATCGCATCCCCATCCCGGCCGACGGAGCCTAAGATACTTAGAAGCAAAGAATTACCACAGAACACACTGCCAACCATTCAGGTTGACAATAAGTCGAACCGCCGGCCGCACAATCGGAGGCAATCCAAGGCAAGCTCGGCGATTTCCGAGTTCCGTGCTTCTGGGAATATCGCAGAGTCACCAAAACCAAGGAAACAGGGACGAAAGCCCAAGAAACAAACGAAAGGCCAGAAGAGTTCAGGGCAACAAGAGGAACTCGGCGACGACGACCTTCCTATAGATCCCCGTCAGCGTCAAATGCTCGAGCGAAACCGAATTGCTGCCACCAGGCTTCGCCTCCGCAAGCGTGACGAAGCCTCCGCCCTCGCCTCTCgcgaagaagccatcgaggacCAGAACCGCTATCTCTCGGCCTGTTTTGAATCCTTGACTGCCGAAATCTACCACTTGAAGACAGAGTTATTGAAGCATATGTACTGCAACTGCGTGCTGATCCAGAAATACATCGCCCACGAGGCCCAAAAATCCGTGGACggtttgcttgcttgttctTCGGCCTTTCACGCCTACAGCGTTTCTCCGACCCCAGATTATGGGAGCTCAAGCAGCGCCAACACGGCCGAGTCTCTGAACATGTACAGCCCAGAGGCCGATGACATCCCTCCGACCGCGACGAAGCCTTTTCAGCGGGGATCTAGAGCGTCGGAGGTCAGGGAAGACGTGTTTGATACGAGTGCAGAGCCCTTCAATACGACCCCTATACCACCGGATTTGATGATCTCCGCCCACCCACTTTCGAGTTTGCCTCTCGTTGGATGTGGACCAGGCTTATACGGTAACATGGGACCGTAA
- a CDS encoding CCHC-type domain-containing protein, with translation MDATVEEILVEGGGSVAATRRSSRPAKPTAKLQENLQAAVRKTGTSKKAGSAQTREGENEFSDRAGASQTEGAASNNASLVQMMLRTMLQETSTHLMSEQKQMLERLWDALMENQRTATQMMSDQLEMIRQLQQEIQTIKMQAAEELNKAEEFRRMHEQTTRQLRIMREQTAEQLRAMREQAAKDLEQMRQQMMEQLEQARNQATEEMKQMRVQLNAMADGITSGAQASPQPSSAAHKIKQTAKQINQICQNLISNQTNGKHRI, from the coding sequence ATGGACGCGACCGTTGAGGAGATCCTGGTCGAAGGTGGAGGTTCAGTCGCCGCGACGCGTCGGTCCTCAAGGCCCGCGAAACCGACAGCAAAACTGCAGGAAAACCTGCAGGCGGCTGTGAGAAAGACGGGTACGTCAAAGAAGGCCGGTTCGGCGCAAAcgcgagaaggagagaatgaGTTTAGCGACAGGGCCGGAGCATCACAGACGGAAGGTGCGGCAAGCAACAACGCGTCGCTGGTGCAGATGATGCTCCGCACAATGCTCCAGGAAACATCAACCCATCTCATGAGCGAACAGAAGCAAATGCTGGAGAGGCTATGGGACGCGTTGATGGAGAACCAGCGAACAGCTACTCAGATGATGAGTGATCAGCTGGAGATGATTCGACAACTCCAGCAGGAAATCCAAACGATCAAGATGCAGGCAGCCGAAGAGCTGAATAAGGCAGAAGAGTTTAGACGCATGCACGAACAGACCACCAGGCAACTGAGAATAATGCGAGAACAGACGGCTGAGCAGCTTAGAGCCATGCGAGAACAGGCAGCAAAAGACCTTGAGCAAATGCGGCAACAGATGATGGAGCAGCTAGAACAGGCGCGCAACCAGGCGACGGAAGAAATGAAACAGATGAGGGTACAACTAAATGCGATGGCCGACGGTATCACCAGCGGTGCGCAGGCGAGCCCACAACCATCCAGCGCTGCCCACAAAATCAAACAAACAGCCAAACAAATCAATCAAATATGCCAGAATCTTATATCAAATCAAACAAATGGAAAACACCGGATTTGA